Proteins found in one Pseudoxanthomonas sp. SL93 genomic segment:
- a CDS encoding ABC transporter ATP-binding protein encodes MFRFFETRINPYPKGEPSTPPRKLLPFLLHYSRPLLPWLIAMSVLTGVISALEITFFDYMGQLVDWMGSTGRDSFLQVHGEKLLWMGVLVLVAYPLLVLVQSLIIHQTIFGNYPMIARWLSHRYLLRQSVGFFQDEFAGRISQKVMQTALSIRETVMKLMDVFVYVVVYFVGTVVLVAQADVWLVLPLVVWLVSYLLLVFHFVPRLQKVSMAQSDARAQMTGRIVDSYTNIQTIKLFAHTMREQDYARGAMDEFMVTVHAQMRLVTQLTVSLHTLNAFLLASVASVAIWAWLQSSISMGAIAVAIALVMRIRSMSDWILWEVAGLFENIGTVEDGMGTLAQPLAIADAKGAKDLEVTQGEIRFDHVKFHYGREAKVIDDLSLVIKPGEKVGIVGRSGAGKSTLVNLLLRFYDVEGGRILIDGQDVAHVTQESLRRNIGMVTQDTSLLHRSIRDNIRYGRPDATEEELLQASERAHADEFIRGLTDAKGRSGYDTQVGERGVKLSGGQRQRVAIARVLLKDAPILVLDEATSALDSEVEAAIQEQLYALMEGKTVIAIAHRLSTIAVLDRLIVMDGGRVIESGSHEELLQQDGLYAALWRRQSGGFIGVDLEDVEA; translated from the coding sequence ATGTTCCGATTCTTCGAAACCCGCATCAATCCGTACCCGAAAGGCGAGCCCAGCACGCCGCCCCGCAAGCTGCTGCCGTTCCTGCTGCACTATTCGCGACCGCTGCTGCCGTGGCTGATCGCCATGTCGGTGCTGACCGGCGTGATCTCCGCGCTGGAGATCACCTTCTTCGACTACATGGGCCAGCTGGTCGACTGGATGGGCAGCACCGGGCGCGACAGCTTCCTGCAGGTGCACGGGGAGAAGCTGCTGTGGATGGGTGTGCTGGTGCTGGTGGCCTACCCGCTGCTGGTGCTGGTGCAGTCGCTGATCATCCACCAGACCATCTTCGGCAACTACCCGATGATCGCCCGCTGGCTGTCGCACCGTTACCTGCTGCGGCAGAGCGTGGGCTTCTTCCAGGACGAGTTCGCCGGCCGCATCTCGCAGAAGGTCATGCAGACCGCGTTGTCGATCCGCGAGACGGTGATGAAGCTGATGGACGTGTTCGTCTACGTCGTCGTCTACTTCGTCGGCACCGTGGTGCTGGTGGCGCAGGCCGACGTGTGGCTGGTGCTGCCGCTGGTCGTCTGGCTGGTCAGCTACCTGCTGCTGGTGTTCCACTTCGTGCCGCGCCTGCAGAAGGTCTCGATGGCGCAGTCGGATGCGCGTGCGCAGATGACCGGGCGCATCGTCGACAGCTACACCAACATCCAGACCATCAAGCTGTTCGCCCATACCATGCGCGAGCAGGACTATGCGCGTGGCGCCATGGACGAATTCATGGTCACCGTGCACGCGCAGATGCGCCTGGTCACCCAGCTGACCGTCAGCCTGCACACCCTCAATGCATTCCTGCTGGCCAGCGTGGCCAGCGTGGCGATCTGGGCATGGCTGCAGTCGTCGATCTCGATGGGTGCGATCGCCGTGGCCATCGCGCTGGTGATGCGCATCCGCTCGATGTCGGACTGGATCCTGTGGGAAGTGGCCGGCCTGTTCGAGAACATCGGCACCGTCGAGGATGGCATGGGCACGCTGGCCCAGCCTCTGGCCATCGCCGATGCGAAGGGCGCGAAGGACCTGGAGGTCACGCAAGGCGAGATCCGCTTCGACCACGTGAAGTTCCACTACGGCCGCGAAGCCAAGGTGATCGACGACCTGTCGCTGGTCATCAAGCCGGGCGAGAAGGTCGGCATCGTCGGCCGCTCCGGCGCCGGCAAGTCCACGCTGGTGAACCTGCTGCTGCGCTTCTACGACGTGGAAGGCGGACGCATCCTGATCGACGGACAGGACGTGGCGCACGTCACCCAGGAATCGCTGCGTCGGAACATCGGCATGGTCACCCAGGACACCTCGCTGCTGCACCGTTCGATCCGCGACAACATCCGCTACGGCCGTCCGGACGCCACCGAGGAAGAGCTGCTGCAGGCGTCCGAGCGCGCGCATGCGGACGAGTTCATCCGCGGGCTGACCGATGCCAAGGGCCGCAGCGGCTACGACACCCAGGTGGGCGAGCGCGGCGTGAAGCTGTCCGGCGGGCAGCGCCAACGCGTGGCGATCGCGCGCGTGCTGTTGAAGGATGCGCCGATCCTGGTACTGGACGAAGCGACCTCGGCGCTGGATTCGGAAGTCGAGGCCGCGATCCAGGAGCAGCTGTATGCGCTGATGGAAGGCAAGACGGTCATCGCCATCGCCCACCGCCTGTCCACCATCGCCGTGCTCGACCGGTTGATCGTGATGGATGGCGGCCGCGTGATCGAAAGCGGCAGCCACGAGGAACTGCTCCAGCAGGATGGACTGTATGCCGCGCTGTGGCGCCGACAGTCCGGCGGCTTCATCGGCGTGGATCTGGAGGATGTCGAGGCTTGA
- a CDS encoding sorbosone dehydrogenase family protein — protein sequence MRIGTCLLVLCCLSCSGNAQDAVETGPRPQLPAPERALIPTVNVAEAVGWPGDQAPTPAAGLAVTRFADGLAHPRWLHVLPNGDVLVAESNAPPKPAQKKGIRSFFMARAMKKAGAAAPSANRITLLRDADGDGVAEMRTPLLTGLFSPFGMALVDGRLYIANADAIVSVPYREGDTRIDARPVKLADLPGGPLNHHWTKSLLASADGRHLYVGVGSNSNVGENGMAMETDRAAILQVDIATGAKRVFASGLRNPVGLAWEPHGGGLWTVVNERDELGDALVPDYLTSVREGAFYGWPYSYYGANVDARVKPPRPDLVAKAIAPDYALGAHVAALGLAFHDGQGWPTTLQRGAFIAEHGSWNRRQPAGYKLVFVPFVGGQPHGSPVDVLTGFLDDEGRARGRPVGVAVDARGGVLLADDVGNAVWRVAPARP from the coding sequence ATGCGCATCGGGACCTGCCTGCTGGTGCTGTGTTGCCTTTCGTGCAGCGGCAATGCGCAGGATGCGGTCGAGACCGGCCCGCGTCCGCAGTTGCCGGCACCGGAACGCGCGCTGATCCCGACCGTCAACGTGGCCGAGGCGGTGGGTTGGCCGGGCGACCAGGCACCGACCCCCGCGGCGGGACTGGCCGTGACCCGATTCGCGGATGGACTGGCGCATCCGCGCTGGCTGCACGTGCTGCCCAATGGCGACGTGCTGGTGGCGGAAAGCAATGCGCCGCCCAAGCCGGCGCAGAAGAAGGGCATCCGCAGCTTCTTCATGGCGCGTGCGATGAAGAAGGCCGGCGCGGCCGCACCCAGCGCCAACCGCATCACCCTGCTGCGCGACGCCGATGGCGATGGCGTGGCCGAGATGCGCACGCCGTTGTTGACCGGGCTGTTTTCCCCCTTCGGCATGGCGCTGGTCGACGGTCGCCTGTACATCGCCAATGCCGATGCCATCGTCAGCGTGCCGTACCGCGAGGGCGACACGCGCATCGACGCGCGCCCGGTCAAGCTGGCCGACCTGCCGGGCGGCCCCTTGAACCATCACTGGACCAAGAGCCTGCTGGCCAGCGCCGACGGGCGTCATCTGTACGTGGGCGTGGGGTCCAACAGCAATGTCGGTGAGAACGGGATGGCGATGGAGACGGACCGTGCGGCCATCCTGCAGGTCGATATCGCGACGGGTGCGAAGCGCGTGTTCGCGTCCGGCCTGCGCAATCCGGTGGGCCTGGCGTGGGAGCCGCACGGCGGTGGGTTGTGGACCGTGGTCAACGAGCGCGACGAACTGGGTGACGCGCTGGTGCCCGACTACCTGACCTCGGTGCGCGAGGGCGCGTTCTACGGCTGGCCCTACAGTTATTACGGCGCGAACGTGGACGCACGGGTGAAGCCGCCGCGCCCGGACCTGGTGGCCAAGGCGATTGCCCCTGACTACGCGCTGGGCGCGCACGTCGCTGCGCTGGGGCTGGCCTTCCATGATGGCCAGGGCTGGCCGACCACCCTGCAACGCGGCGCCTTCATCGCCGAGCACGGTTCCTGGAACCGGCGGCAGCCTGCCGGCTACAAGCTGGTCTTCGTGCCTTTCGTCGGCGGCCAGCCGCACGGGAGTCCGGTGGATGTGCTGACCGGTTTCCTGGATGACGAAGGCCGTGCGCGCGGCCGTCCGGTCGGCGTGGCGGTGGATGCCCGCGGCGGCGTGCTGCTGGCCGATGACGTAGGCAACGCGGTCTGGCGCGTCGCACCCGCGCGACCGTAA
- a CDS encoding CPXCG motif-containing cysteine-rich protein, with protein MSQLPSADIACPYCGETITLVVDDSAGDQRYVEDCHVCCKPIEVRVSVDEAGEVQVDAWGQDEA; from the coding sequence ATGTCGCAGCTTCCGTCCGCCGACATCGCCTGCCCGTATTGCGGCGAGACGATCACCCTGGTGGTGGACGATTCCGCCGGCGACCAACGGTACGTGGAGGACTGCCATGTCTGCTGCAAGCCCATCGAGGTGCGCGTGAGCGTGGACGAGGCGGGCGAAGTACAGGTGGATGCGTGGGGCCAGGACGAGGCCTGA
- a CDS encoding DUF3247 family protein, which yields MIGVPPHLYARRSDIDRLAALIMQLPQEARVELQLLDGSVLRGTVSMQPSMQVFRHADGTSGSNAGVRLDDRLHPEQAHYLWIDRIASVTRLGRA from the coding sequence ATGATCGGCGTACCGCCCCATCTGTATGCACGCAGAAGCGACATCGACCGGCTGGCGGCATTGATCATGCAGCTGCCGCAGGAAGCGCGGGTGGAACTGCAGTTGCTGGACGGCAGCGTCCTGCGCGGCACCGTGTCCATGCAACCCAGCATGCAGGTGTTCCGCCATGCCGACGGCACCAGTGGCAGCAACGCCGGCGTGCGCCTGGACGACCGGCTACATCCCGAGCAGGCGCATTACCTGTGGATCGACCGCATCGCCTCGGTCACTCGGCTGGGACGCGCCTGA
- a CDS encoding type 1 glutamine amidotransferase domain-containing protein → MKILMVLTSHDTLGDTGRKTGFWLEELAAPYYVFKDAGAEVVLASPKGGQPPLDPKSDAPDAQTAATVRFNEDADALAALAATEKLKDVVDGSFDAVFYPGGHGPLWDLAEDADSIRLVEQTFSAGKPLAAVCHGPAVFRHARGALGEPLVKDKRVTAFSDEEEEAVGLTDVVPFSLEEALKKNGARYERGALWQPYVVTDGRLVTGQNPASSEAAAQDVLRLLR, encoded by the coding sequence ATGAAGATCCTGATGGTGCTCACTTCCCACGACACGCTGGGCGATACCGGCAGGAAGACCGGCTTCTGGCTGGAAGAACTCGCTGCGCCGTACTACGTGTTCAAGGATGCCGGCGCCGAGGTGGTGCTGGCGTCGCCCAAAGGCGGGCAGCCGCCGCTGGACCCCAAGAGCGATGCGCCCGATGCGCAGACCGCGGCGACGGTGCGCTTCAACGAGGACGCCGACGCGCTGGCCGCGCTGGCCGCCACCGAAAAGCTGAAGGACGTGGTGGACGGCAGTTTCGACGCTGTCTTCTACCCCGGCGGACACGGTCCGCTGTGGGACCTGGCCGAGGATGCCGATTCGATCCGCCTGGTCGAGCAGACGTTCTCCGCCGGCAAGCCGTTGGCGGCGGTCTGCCATGGCCCGGCCGTGTTCCGCCATGCGCGCGGTGCGCTCGGCGAGCCGCTGGTGAAGGACAAGCGTGTCACCGCCTTCTCCGACGAGGAAGAAGAAGCCGTGGGCCTGACGGACGTGGTGCCGTTCTCGCTGGAAGAGGCCCTGAAGAAGAACGGCGCGCGCTACGAGCGCGGTGCGCTGTGGCAGCCGTATGTAGTGACCGATGGCCGGCTGGTGACCGGCCAGAATCCGGCCTCGTCCGAGGCAGCGGCGCAAGACGTACTCCGGCTGTTGCGCTGA
- the gnd gene encoding phosphogluconate dehydrogenase (NAD(+)-dependent, decarboxylating) yields the protein MELAMIGLGRMGANMAERLVRGGHAVRGYDPGEAARQQAETRGIVPHANLQNAVSALPTPRVVWLMVPAGQVVDDTIDQLRPLLSAGDTVIDGGNSNYKDTQRRAALLAEAGIHYVDCGTSGGVWGLEEGYSLMIGGDAEAVARLQPVFATLAPTPQTGWGRVGPSGAGHFAKMVHNGIEYGMMQAYAEGFAILKKKDAMAFDLGALAEIWREGSVVRSWLLDLTADALKKNPEMAGIAPYVADSGEGRWTVAEAIDLNVSAPVITLSLLERLRSRDDDSYADKLLSAMRNEFGGHAVKKG from the coding sequence ATGGAACTGGCAATGATCGGATTGGGCCGCATGGGCGCCAACATGGCCGAACGGCTGGTGCGCGGCGGGCACGCCGTGCGCGGCTACGACCCGGGTGAAGCGGCGCGGCAGCAGGCGGAGACGCGCGGCATCGTGCCGCACGCGAATCTGCAGAACGCCGTGTCCGCGCTGCCCACGCCGCGCGTGGTGTGGCTGATGGTGCCGGCCGGGCAGGTGGTGGATGACACGATCGACCAGCTGCGCCCGCTGCTGTCGGCCGGCGACACGGTGATCGATGGCGGCAACTCAAACTACAAGGACACGCAGCGGCGTGCGGCGCTGTTGGCCGAGGCCGGCATCCACTACGTGGACTGCGGCACCAGCGGCGGCGTGTGGGGCCTGGAGGAGGGCTACAGCCTGATGATCGGCGGCGATGCCGAGGCGGTGGCGCGCCTGCAGCCGGTATTCGCCACGCTGGCGCCGACGCCGCAGACCGGCTGGGGGCGCGTGGGCCCCAGTGGTGCGGGCCACTTCGCCAAGATGGTCCACAACGGCATCGAGTACGGAATGATGCAGGCGTACGCAGAAGGCTTCGCCATCCTGAAGAAGAAGGACGCGATGGCCTTCGACCTGGGCGCGCTGGCCGAGATCTGGCGCGAAGGCAGCGTGGTGCGCTCGTGGCTGCTGGACCTGACCGCCGATGCGCTGAAGAAGAATCCGGAGATGGCCGGCATTGCGCCGTACGTGGCCGATTCCGGCGAAGGCCGCTGGACGGTGGCCGAGGCGATCGACCTGAATGTCTCCGCGCCGGTCATCACGCTGTCGTTGCTGGAACGCCTGCGCTCGCGCGATGACGATTCGTACGCGGACAAGCTGCTGTCGGCGATGCGCAACGAGTTCGGCGGGCATGCGGTGAAGAAGGGCTGA
- a CDS encoding alpha/beta hydrolase: MASTPRVPLLLLPGLLCDERLWRDPAQALADIADVHHGDLTQDDSVAGMAARVLAAAPPTFALAGLSMGGYVAFEILRQAPQRVQRLALLDTSARLDPPKRLLVRQAGLALAEAGRFAGVTRKLLPQLVHESRVDAPVGEEVMAMAARVGLPAFLRQQRAIIGRPDSLPVLPTVAVPTLVGVGEQDQMTLPEESRLLHERIPGARLHVFARCGHLPAMEVPQETAAVMRAWLQDA; the protein is encoded by the coding sequence ATGGCTTCGACACCCCGCGTTCCCCTGCTGTTGCTGCCCGGCCTGCTGTGCGATGAGCGCCTCTGGCGCGATCCGGCCCAGGCGCTGGCCGACATCGCGGACGTCCACCATGGCGACCTGACCCAGGACGACAGCGTCGCCGGGATGGCCGCGCGCGTGCTGGCCGCCGCGCCGCCCACGTTCGCGCTGGCGGGGCTGTCGATGGGGGGCTACGTGGCGTTCGAGATCCTGCGGCAGGCGCCGCAGCGCGTGCAGCGGCTGGCGTTGCTGGACACCAGTGCGCGGCTGGACCCGCCCAAGCGGTTGCTGGTGCGGCAGGCGGGGCTGGCGCTGGCCGAGGCCGGTCGTTTCGCCGGGGTCACGCGCAAGCTGCTGCCGCAACTGGTGCATGAAAGCCGGGTGGACGCGCCGGTGGGCGAAGAGGTGATGGCGATGGCCGCGCGTGTGGGCCTGCCGGCGTTCCTGCGCCAGCAGCGCGCCATCATCGGCCGCCCCGATTCGCTGCCCGTGCTGCCCACCGTGGCCGTTCCCACGCTGGTCGGCGTGGGCGAGCAGGACCAGATGACGCTGCCCGAGGAATCCCGGCTGCTGCATGAAAGGATTCCCGGCGCACGCCTGCATGTGTTCGCGCGCTGCGGCCACCTGCCGGCGATGGAAGTGCCGCAGGAAACCGCGGCGGTCATGCGCGCATGGCTGCAGGATGCGTGA
- a CDS encoding TIGR01777 family oxidoreductase, with product MHILITGATGFIGTALCTRLLTSGHTLTALTRDPPRAAARLPGVRAIATLDDARDVEAVVNLAGEPLADGRWNTVRKQAFRDSRLGTTQQLVAWMARQPVRPRVLVSGSAIGYYGPRDDTALDESAPPGDDFAAQLCRDWETEAMQAETLDVRTCRVRIGIVLGTQGGALAKMLPPFRLGAGGPMGDGRQWMSWIHRDDLVRLIQWLLERDQAGGAYNGTAPTPVTNRAFATALGAALHRPALLPTPAIALKLAFGEMAQLLLTGQRVLPAHALAEGFTFQFPTLDTALADVLND from the coding sequence ATGCATATCCTGATCACTGGCGCCACCGGCTTCATCGGCACTGCACTCTGCACGCGCCTGCTGACGTCCGGCCACACGTTGACCGCCCTCACGCGCGATCCGCCGCGCGCGGCGGCGCGACTGCCGGGCGTACGTGCCATCGCCACGCTCGACGATGCGCGGGACGTCGAGGCCGTGGTCAACCTGGCGGGCGAACCGCTCGCAGACGGCCGCTGGAACACCGTTCGCAAGCAGGCCTTCCGCGATTCGCGGCTGGGCACCACGCAGCAACTGGTCGCGTGGATGGCCCGCCAGCCGGTGCGGCCGCGCGTGCTGGTGTCAGGCTCGGCCATCGGCTACTACGGCCCGCGTGACGACACCGCGCTGGACGAGTCCGCGCCGCCCGGCGACGACTTCGCCGCCCAGCTCTGCCGCGACTGGGAAACCGAAGCGATGCAGGCCGAAACGCTGGACGTGCGCACCTGCCGCGTGCGCATCGGCATCGTGCTGGGCACGCAGGGCGGCGCACTGGCGAAGATGTTGCCGCCGTTCCGCCTGGGGGCGGGTGGGCCGATGGGCGATGGGCGGCAGTGGATGAGCTGGATCCACCGCGACGACCTGGTGCGCCTGATCCAGTGGCTGCTGGAACGCGACCAGGCCGGCGGCGCCTACAACGGCACCGCGCCCACGCCGGTGACCAACCGCGCGTTCGCCACGGCGCTGGGCGCCGCCCTGCATCGCCCGGCGCTGCTGCCCACGCCTGCCATCGCGCTGAAGCTTGCGTTCGGCGAGATGGCACAGCTGCTGCTGACCGGCCAGCGCGTGCTGCCCGCGCATGCACTGGCCGAAGGCTTCACCTTCCAGTTCCCCACGCTGGACACGGCGCTCGCGGACGTGCTGAACGACTAG
- a CDS encoding SDR family oxidoreductase: MPAKKRVNPPQTQRRQPGKQKRMTPEPETIRPGYRGNGRLHGKVALVTGGDSGIGRAVAVHFAHEGADVAIAYLDEEQDARETQRLVEATGQRCLLLKGDLSAPTRCRQVVARTVKQLGALDVLVNNHAQQYPVDAPEELTPARLRHTFETNLFSFFHLVDAALEHLPDQTGCIINTGSVTGVRGHDTLLDYAATKGAIHAMTFSLAKSLADRGIRVNAVAPGPIWTPLIPASFTRKQVAELGSDTLMKRPGQPSEVAPAYVFLASDDARYITGQLIHVNGGGHISA; encoded by the coding sequence ATGCCCGCCAAGAAACGCGTGAACCCGCCGCAGACCCAGCGCCGCCAGCCCGGCAAGCAGAAGCGCATGACCCCGGAGCCCGAAACCATCCGCCCCGGTTATCGCGGCAACGGCCGCCTCCACGGCAAGGTGGCGCTGGTGACCGGCGGCGACAGCGGCATCGGCCGCGCGGTCGCGGTGCATTTCGCACACGAAGGCGCCGATGTCGCCATCGCCTATCTCGACGAAGAGCAGGATGCGCGCGAGACGCAGCGGCTGGTGGAGGCCACCGGCCAACGCTGCCTGTTGCTGAAGGGCGACCTGAGTGCGCCGACGCGTTGCCGGCAGGTGGTGGCGCGCACGGTGAAGCAGCTGGGCGCACTGGACGTGCTGGTCAACAACCACGCCCAGCAGTATCCGGTGGATGCCCCGGAGGAACTCACCCCTGCGCGGCTGCGCCACACCTTCGAGACCAACCTGTTCTCGTTCTTCCATCTGGTCGATGCCGCGCTGGAGCATCTGCCGGATCAGACCGGCTGCATCATCAACACCGGTTCGGTGACCGGCGTGCGCGGCCACGACACCCTGCTGGACTACGCGGCGACCAAGGGCGCGATCCACGCGATGACGTTCTCGCTGGCCAAGTCGCTGGCGGACCGCGGCATCCGCGTCAACGCGGTTGCGCCGGGCCCCATCTGGACGCCGCTGATCCCGGCGTCGTTCACCCGCAAGCAGGTCGCCGAACTCGGCTCGGACACGCTGATGAAACGCCCCGGCCAGCCGTCGGAAGTCGCCCCGGCGTACGTGTTCCTGGCCAGCGACGACGCGCGCTACATCACCGGCCAGCTGATCCATGTCAACGGCGGTGGGCATATCTCGGCGTGA
- a CDS encoding GNAT family N-acetyltransferase produces the protein MPTLRPYQPADAAVLADLYARSVRHYGPRAYTPAQVAAWAATANAADTAERCGDGRRVLVAQDDAGAVLGFGDMEADGHLDFLYVAPEAEGLRVGSLLYAALEAHARRLPVPRIFVEASELARPLFERQGFRMLGRNDLMLGGVAIHNYRMEKWP, from the coding sequence ATGCCCACCCTCCGCCCCTACCAGCCCGCCGATGCCGCCGTCCTCGCCGACCTGTATGCCCGCTCGGTAAGGCACTACGGTCCGCGCGCCTACACGCCGGCGCAGGTGGCCGCCTGGGCGGCGACCGCCAATGCGGCCGACACCGCGGAACGCTGCGGCGATGGCCGCCGGGTGCTGGTGGCGCAGGACGATGCGGGCGCGGTGCTGGGCTTCGGCGATATGGAAGCCGACGGACACCTGGACTTCCTCTACGTGGCCCCGGAGGCCGAGGGCCTGCGGGTGGGATCGCTGCTGTACGCCGCGCTGGAAGCGCACGCACGGCGCCTGCCCGTGCCGCGCATCTTCGTGGAAGCCAGCGAACTGGCGCGGCCGCTGTTCGAGCGGCAAGGCTTCCGGATGCTGGGCCGCAACGACCTGATGCTGGGCGGCGTGGCCATCCACAACTACCGGATGGAAAAGTGGCCCTGA
- a CDS encoding low affinity iron permease family protein, whose translation MGTQSAFTRVAKKASVFTGQPACFMLALGTVAVWGLTGPLFGFSDTWQLVINTGTTIITFLMVFLIQNTQNRDTEAMQIKLDELIRVSRNANNALLDLEELEERELDALRERYEEMARRAREVKQARTR comes from the coding sequence ATGGGGACTCAGTCGGCTTTCACGCGGGTGGCCAAGAAGGCGTCCGTGTTCACGGGGCAGCCCGCCTGTTTCATGCTGGCGCTGGGAACGGTGGCGGTCTGGGGCCTCACGGGGCCGCTGTTCGGCTTCAGCGACACCTGGCAGCTGGTCATCAATACCGGCACCACCATCATCACCTTCCTGATGGTGTTCCTGATCCAGAACACCCAGAACCGCGACACCGAAGCCATGCAGATCAAGCTGGATGAACTGATCCGCGTGTCGCGCAACGCCAACAACGCGCTGCTTGATCTGGAAGAGCTGGAGGAGCGGGAACTCGACGCACTGCGCGAGCGCTATGAGGAAATGGCGCGGCGGGCACGCGAGGTGAAACAGGCGCGCACACGCTGA